The following coding sequences lie in one Arachis hypogaea cultivar Tifrunner chromosome 4, arahy.Tifrunner.gnm2.J5K5, whole genome shotgun sequence genomic window:
- the LOC112796927 gene encoding uncharacterized protein, producing the protein MFRIASSRLSSRAASSSVSSTASFLASLTAKPSPVSLTPLAATSFRSYGNGLELDKSMANPDAINMINYALNQARTDKSIGSYGLGLLVLKHCLTIELTEGKDPKNENSKGIALLAMSTLEYERGEYDIALEKLQSIHELTNAYLGVRVAALEAEAGLYLELGQDDKASAIADTCVEVVEKQKTDDDDDDFKALILRAKALKGLIELVKGSIESAVPFFDKSLQLSNGTAALSYGEFLYLGQNYSMAKEVYTSVLKGASDIKKFGNPYLGACNMNLEGLMMGALCALGQLETYQGNYGNAEKALTQALTLAEETYGEKHPKVGVVLTSIALMYRRRAMEERTSSLLVQEGLYRKVIDILKVTETESEGSAPVVERSDIAAIARGGYAEILNVQENRKSEGEKLKKLAETIWKNRRLTLDEALLDLESTKISIIDPRISRIL; encoded by the exons ATGTTTCGCATAGCATCATCGAGGTTATCCTCaagagctgcttcttcttctgtttcTTCCACCGCATCATTTCTTGCGTCTCTCACTGCAAAACCATCTCCCGTTTCACTCACACCTCTCGCTGCGACGTCGTTTAGGTCATACGGCAATGGCTTGGAGCTCGACAAGTCCATGGCCAATCCCGATGCTATTAATATGATCAATTACGCTTTAAACCAAGCTAGGACCGACAAATCAA TTGGGTCGTACGGACTAGGTTTGCTTGTGTTGAAGCACTGCCTTACGATTGAGTTAACTGAAGGCAAAGACCCCAAAAATGAGAATTCTAAAGGGATTGCTTTGCTTGCTATGTCCACCTTGGAATATGAAAG gGGAGAGTATGATATTGCATTGGAGAAGCTACAGAGTATTCACGAATTAACCAATGCTTACTTGGGTGTTAGAG TTGCTGCCCTTGAGGCTGAGGCTGGTCTTTATCTAGAGTTGGGGCAG GATGATAAGGCGTCTGCAATTGCTGATACATGTGTAGAGGTTGTCGAGAAACAGAaaacagatgatgatgatgatgattttaagGCTCTAATTCTTCGTGCTAAAGCACTGAAGGGGCTGATTGAGCTTGTCAAGGGAAGTATCGAATCAG CTGTCCCTTTTTTTGACAAATCTCTCCAGCTCAGCAACG GTACTGCTGCTCTATCATATGGAGAATTCCTATACCTTGGGCAAAACTATTCAATGGCGAAAGAGGTTTACACGAGTGTCCTAAAAGGAGCTTCCGACATAAAAAAATTTGGCAATCCATATTTAGGAGCTTGTAACATGAACTTGGAGGGTTTAATGATGGGGGCACTGTGTGCTCTAGGGCAGCTTGAAACATATCAGGG gaactatggTAATGCAGAGAAGGCTTTGACACAGGCATTAACATTGGCAGAGGAAACCTATG GTGAAAAGCATCCCAAGGTGGGCGTTGTCTTAACAAGCATAGCCCTCATGTACAGGCGTAGAGCAATGGAGGAGCGTACAAGCTCTCTGTTGGTTCAAGAG GGTCTCTACAGAAAAGTGATAGATATCTTGAAGGTTACAGAAACTGAGTCTGAAG GTTCTGCACCAGTGGTAGAAAGAAGTGATATAGCAGCTATTGCACGAG GTGGCTATGCAGAAATACTCAATGTCCAAGAAAATCGCAAGAGCGAAGGAGAGAAGCTAAAGAAGTTGGCTGAGACTATATGGAAAAACCGCAGGCTGACTCTTGATGAGGCGCTACTAGATCTAGAGTCTACCAAAATCTCAATCATCGATCCAAGAATCAGCAGGATATTGTAA